The following nucleotide sequence is from Solidesulfovibrio carbinolicus.
ACGACGCCAAATGGGTGGCGAAATGCATCTCGGACAACAAGGATGCCAAGGTCTCCATTGAAGTCATCACCAAATACTGCACCTGCATGAACAACAAGATGGACGACAACGAAACGCTGTCCATCACCGCCTGGGAAAAGACGCATCCGACCGAACAGGCCGCCTGCGACAAGGAATCGGGCTGGACGAAGTAGGTTCTCGCGCGCGGGACAACCACGGGCCCGCCCCCAAAACAAACGACCGGAACCTGTGGGGGGTTCCGGTCGCCGTCGTGGGGTTGGAGGGTTTTGGAGGTTGTGTGGGATGCGATTTATGGCTTGCCGGACGGTGCGATGACCGGCTTGCTTTTTTCCTATTGGGCCGGGCCGCCTGCGCCAGACGCCACTGGACAGGCGACCGCCCGGCTCCGGGTTGCCCCGTCGCGTTGGAATCGTTTCTAGAGCAATTGAGATTAAGAATCAAGATCAAAAAGAAGATTTTTCACAATTCCCTTTTTCCCCAATAAAAACAGCGACTCATTGGCCCTCAATACCATGAAAAAAACGCTGGGACTACCGGCCGCGACGGCGCAGACAGGCCGCGCCCAAGGCCAGATTGGCCAGCAGGCTCAGGCCCAGGACCACGTCGCGCCAGTTCGGGCCGATGCCGGCCGTGGAAGCGGCCTGGGCGGGCACGGCGACTGGGCCAGGCGCAGGCGGTGCGGCAAGAGCGGGAGAGGCCGGACCGGACGCCGGCCCAACCGTCACTTCCCGCTCGGCCCGGTGGCCCTGGCCGTCGTTGGCCGCCACGCGCCACACGCCGCGGCCCGACGGTAGGAAGGCGAACCCTCCCTTGCCGTCGGTGCGGGCGCTTTGGTGGACGGTCCCGTCCGGGGCCGTCACCTGGACCTGGGCAAAGGCCATGGGGTCCCCGTCGGCGTAGAGGAAGACCATGGCCCGGGCCGCGCCCGGGTCCAGCTCGCGCGAGCCGACGCCGTGGGCCATCGCCCCGGCCGGGTGCCAGACAGCCGCGACAAGGCACAGCGCCGTAAGCGCGAGGGGCAGGCGGAACATCGTTACTTCACGAAAAAGGTCAGGGTGGAACGCAGCACTTCCTGGTCCGCCGAACCGTCGGCCGGCACGGCCTTGGCTTCGGTGCGCACCAGCCACAAGCCGGCATGGGTCAGGCGCACCTTGGCCACGCCGCTGTCGTCGGTTTCGGTGTAATAGGCGTAGGTGTTGGGATTTTTGGTAAACCCGTCATAGGTGGCCAGCACCGTGGCCGGCATGGGCTGGCCGTCCAAGAGCACCTTGACCGGCAGATCCTCGCCCACCTTGGCCTTGGCCGGATCGATCAGGGGCACGAGCTCCAGGCGCGCCCCGACCAGGGCGTCGAAGCCGGCCGTCTCGCCGCCCACGGCCACGAGGCCCTTGGCGAACTTCTCGTAGCGGTTGCTCTTGGTCGCGCCGGGCAGCTCCTTTTTGGTCCCCTTTTTCATGCCCTCCGGGGTCAGGCTCCAGACCTGGGGCAGACGGTGGACATAGACGATGCCCGTGCCGGGCTTGGCGAAGACCGCCTGGCCGTCGTAGGTCAGGCCTTTCTCGTTGGCTTTAAGGGCCACCTCGGCCAGCTTGCCGCCTTCCAGCACGAAGGCCTTGACGTCGGGCGCGGCTTCCAGTTCCTCGCTTTCAATAAACACGTGGGCCGAATGGACGCCAAAAGGCAGGGCCTTGCCCGGCACGGCCGTCTCGGCCCCGGGTTTGACCACGGTCTCATGGGCCAGGGCCGGTCCGGCCGCAAGCAAGGCTCCGGCCAGGAACAACGTCAGACGTTTGATCAGGCTGTGCATGGAACTTCCCCTCTTAAGTACTTTTAAAAAATTTCATATACGACGTTTCGTCTTAAATATTTTTTCGTAACACGTGTCAACAACGTTTTCCCTCACACCCCGTACTCCAGACGATCCTTGGCCCCGCCCCGAAACCCGGATAGGATGGCCCAAAGGAGGCGCTCATGCCGCATACCTCGCCCATCCAGCCCATCTTCGCCCCGGACGCCATCGAGGCCGCCTCCCTGGCCATCATCGACGCCGAGGTCCCCGAGCCGCGTCCCTACGACGGCCCGCGCTGGGACGTCGTGCGCCGGCTCATCCACACCACCGCCGACTTCGAACTGCTTGATCTGGTCCGCTTTTCCGAAGGCGCGGTCCGGGCCGGCATCCGGGCCATTGAGACTGGGGCCACCATCGTCACGGACACCGAGATGGCCCGCTGCGCCATACCGCCCCGGCGGCTGGCCCCCTTTGGCTGCGCCGTGCGCTGTTTCATGAACGACCCGGAGGTGGCGGCGGCGGCCAAGGCCGCCGGTTCCACCCGGGCCGCCTTGGCCGTGGATTTCGCCCTGGATCTGCCCGGGCCGCTTATTTTCGCCATCGGCAACGCCCCCACCGCCCTGCTGCGGCTTATATCCCGCATCGACGGCGGCGCGCCCGCCCCGGCCCTGGTGGTCGGGATGCCGGTGGGTTTCGTCAACGCCGCCCAGTCCAAGGCCCTGCTCATGACCCGGGCCGACGTACCCTGGATCGCCATCGCCGGCCGCAAGGGCGGCTCGGCCCTGGCCGGGGCCACCATAAACGCCCTGGCCATCCTGGCCGGAGCCGAAACGGCCTGAGGCCCCTGCGCCTCAGGTCGGTTTGGCTTGAGGCGTGAAACGGAACAATACGGCGCGGGGGATGCTGCGGGACATTTGAAAGCCTGGGCTGCGACCATGCGCCTTGCCGCTCCGAGCCGTGACTGGCCGGCGGCCATGAAAAAGGGCCGGATCAACACGGTCGATCCGGCCCGAATAAGGGCATGTTCGAGCCCGGGGCCGAGCCCCGGCGCCCCCGTTGCGGCTAGACATTGAACAAAAAATGCACCACGTCGGCGTCGGCCATGACGTATTCCTTGCCTTCCTGGCGCAGGACGCCGGCGGCCCGGCATTTGGCCTCGGTCTGGTGCTTGAGGTAGTCCTCGAAACCGATGACCTCGGCCCGGATAAACCCGCGCTCGATGTCGGAATGGATCTGCCCGGCGGCGGCCGGAGCCTTGGTCCCGGCGGCGATGGTCCAGGCCCGGACTTCCTTGGGGCCGGCCGTGAAAAAGCTTAAAAGCCCAAGCGTCCGGTAGGCCAGGCGCACCACGCTGTCCAGGCCCGACTCGTCAAGATTGTAGGAGGCCAGGAACTCCAGGCGCTCCTCGTCGGTCAGCCCGGCCAGATCCTCTTCCATGCGGGCGCACACCACCACCGTCTCGGCCCCGCGCGATTCGGCGATGGCCCGGACCTTGGCCACCAGGGGATTGTCGGGCTGGCCCAGGTCCCCTTCGGCCACGTTGGCGCAGTAGATGACGCGCTTGGCCGAAAGCGGGCGGATCTCGTCGAAAAGGGCGATCATGCCCGGCGTATCGACCCCGTCCACGGAACTGGCCGGCTGGCCGTTCATGAGATGGTCGAGCAGGCGCTTGCCGGCCTCGACCTTGTCGAGCAGGTCGCGGTCCTTGCTGCCCTTGGTCTGCTTCACCATGCGGTCGAGCCGGTTTTCCAGCACCTGGGCGTCGGCCAGGATGAGCTCGGCGTCGATGACCGCGATGTCCCGGGCCGGGTCCACCGAACCCGAGACATGGACCACGTCGTCGTCCTCGAAAGCCCGGGCCACATGGATGATGACCTCGGTTTCACGGATGTGGGCCAGAAACTTGTTGCCCAGGCCCTCGCCCTTGCTGGCTCCGGCGACCAGGCCGGCGATGTCGGTGAAACGCACCGTGGCCGGCAGCACCTGCTGGGGCCGCACCAGCTCGGCCAGGGCGGTCAGGCGCGGGTCCGGCACCGGCACGATGGCCACGTTGGGTTCGATGGTGCAGAACGGATAGTTGGCGGCCTGGGCGTTCTGGGCCTTGGTCAGGGCGTTGAAAAGCGTGGATTTGCCGACGTTTGGCAGACCCACGATGCCGACGGAGAGGGCCATGGGGCGATGATCCTTTTGCGGCGGGGCCTCCGCCGGACGGGGCCGGGAAACGGCCGTTGGCAGGAAAAAAGCCGGGCGGCGGTAGGCCGCCCGGCCGGGCTACTTGATGTCGCGGGTGCGCAGCACGGTTTTTTGCATGAACGCGATGAGTTCGTAGTCCGAGGCCATGCGGCTTAAGGCCTTGGACACAGTCATGCTGAGCAGCTTGTCGAACTCCGGCTCCACGCCCTCGGCCGGCAGCTTCCAGACCGTGTCGGCCTCGTAGCGCCGGGTCATTATCTGGCCGTTGTTGTCGGCCGTGACCTTGACCGCGCACACGGCCTTGGCGGCCAGATGCGCGCCCTCGTGGGACGGCTTGTAGGCCAGCTCCACGAGCTCCACCGTGACCGTGCGCACCACGGATTCCCGGGCCGGCGACGGTGTGAACCCCTTGTCGCGAAGGCCCTTCTCCACGGCCGCGTGGATGGCCGGCGAAGGATCGCAGGCCGTTTGCAGCTTGCCGGCGAACGACGATTGGGGATTGCACAGCCCCACTTCGTCGTTGGGCCGGGCGTCCTTGACGGACACGGACACGTCCACGCCGCGCCCGAGCGCCTCGGGCTCGACCACCACCGACGGCGTCACCGTCGCTTTCTGGCCGCCGCAGCCCCCAAGGGCCAAAACCAGGACCAAGGCCGCAAAAAGGGCCGACGCCCGAAGGCGTCGGCGCGAAGACGAATGGTTGTTCATGGTCGCACCTGCGCCGCCCCAAGGGCGGACAGGCCGTCTCTACAAGACCTTGCCCAAGGCCGCAAGGGCGGCGGCGTAGTCGGGCTCGTTGGTGACTTCCTTGACCAGTTCCATGTAAGCCACCTTACGGTCCGGGCCAAGGACCAGCACGGCCCGGGCGAGCAGGCGCAGTTCCTTAATCAGCAGGCCATAAGCCTGGCCAAAGGCGGCGTCGCGGTGGTCGGAGAGCGTGACGATGTTGGTGACCCCGGCCGCCTCGGCCCAGCGTTTCTGGGCAAAAGGCAGGTCCATGCTGATGACCAGCGCCTTGGCCTTGCCGCTAAGGCTCTCCATTTCCTTGTTGAATTTGCGGGCTTCCAGATCGCACACGGCCGTGTCCAGGGACGGCACGGCAATAAGGATAAGGCCCTTTTCGGGGAAATCAGCCAACTTTGCCGGGGCCAGGTCGTTGGTCAGCACGGCGAATTCCGGGGCCGCGTCGCCGACGCCGACCGGATTGCCGACCAGGGTCAAGCCGCCGCCAAGAAACGTGATAAGTCCGGTACGCTCGCTCATGGGCGTGTTCCTCCTGAGGGTGAATAAGCCGCCCTGAAAAAAAGGCGACCTTATGACCTTATGCCCCCGGCGGGGTTTGGCGTCAAGACAAGGCCGCGCGCGGCCGCGGATTCCCCCGCCGCCCGTATTGACAAGGCCGCCAAGCCGGGCATTGTGCCGGAAACAAAGGAGTCGCCCATGTCCGTCCGCCGCCTTTGCCCGCCCTTTACGGTCCTGGCCGCTTTCGCCCTCGCCTGCCTCCTGGCCGCCGTCCCGGCCCTGGCCCAAAAAACCCCGGCCGAAGCCGGGTTGGTGGACATCACCGCCGTGGCCCCGGACATCGTCCTGGACATCCGCTACGCCACGCCCAACAATTTTACCGGCATGGCCGTCTACCCCGCCCCGCGCTGCTACCTGCGCGCCGACGTGGCCAAACGCCTGGCCACGGTCCAGGCCGACCTCAAAAAAGAAGGCCTGGGCCTGAAGGTCTATGACTGCTACCGGCCCTTTGCCATCCAGAAGAAATTCTGGGACCTGGTCCCCAACGAGGACTGGGTGGCCAAACCCGTGGAAAAAGACGGCAAGCCGGCCAGCGGCTCCAAGCACAACCGGGGCGCGGCCGTGGATGTGACCCTTATTGACGCCGCAGGCAATGAACTGCCCATGCCGTCGGGATTCGACGATTTTTCGGAAAAAGCCCGCCGCGACTACACCGGCGGCGATCCGGCCGCCCGGGCCAACGCCAAGCGCCTGGAAGCGGCCATGCAAAAGGCCGGCTTCGATCCGCTGCCCTCGGAATGGTGGCACTTCGACGGCCCGGGCTGGCAGGGCTTCGAACTGCTGGACGTGCCGATTAACTGAAGAAGAGGGGAGGCCTCCGGCGGCCGGGGGCCTGAGGCCCCCGGACCCCCCACTTAAAGACAAAGGGTTAAGGGGGGTTGGCGTTGGGCGGCGGGGGGTCAGCGCGACGCGCCGTCGGCTGGCTTGGCCGAGCAGGCGTCGGGCGCGGCCGCCCGGGGCAGGTAGACCTCGAACCGGCTGCCCTTGCCCTGGGCCGTGGTCAATATGACCGCCCCGCCGCAGCTCTTGACGATGCCATGGACCACGGCCAGGCCCATGCCCGTGCCCTGGCCGG
It contains:
- a CDS encoding carboxypeptidase-like regulatory domain-containing protein, whose translation is MFRLPLALTALCLVAAVWHPAGAMAHGVGSRELDPGAARAMVFLYADGDPMAFAQVQVTAPDGTVHQSARTDGKGGFAFLPSGRGVWRVAANDGQGHRAEREVTVGPASGPASPALAAPPAPGPVAVPAQAASTAGIGPNWRDVVLGLSLLANLALGAACLRRRGR
- a CDS encoding YajG family lipoprotein, giving the protein MNNHSSSRRRLRASALFAALVLVLALGGCGGQKATVTPSVVVEPEALGRGVDVSVSVKDARPNDEVGLCNPQSSFAGKLQTACDPSPAIHAAVEKGLRDKGFTPSPARESVVRTVTVELVELAYKPSHEGAHLAAKAVCAVKVTADNNGQIMTRRYEADTVWKLPAEGVEPEFDKLLSMTVSKALSRMASDYELIAFMQKTVLRTRDIK
- the ychF gene encoding redox-regulated ATPase YchF, with product MALSVGIVGLPNVGKSTLFNALTKAQNAQAANYPFCTIEPNVAIVPVPDPRLTALAELVRPQQVLPATVRFTDIAGLVAGASKGEGLGNKFLAHIRETEVIIHVARAFEDDDVVHVSGSVDPARDIAVIDAELILADAQVLENRLDRMVKQTKGSKDRDLLDKVEAGKRLLDHLMNGQPASSVDGVDTPGMIALFDEIRPLSAKRVIYCANVAEGDLGQPDNPLVAKVRAIAESRGAETVVVCARMEEDLAGLTDEERLEFLASYNLDESGLDSVVRLAYRTLGLLSFFTAGPKEVRAWTIAAGTKAPAAAGQIHSDIERGFIRAEVIGFEDYLKHQTEAKCRAAGVLRQEGKEYVMADADVVHFLFNV
- the tpx gene encoding thiol peroxidase, encoding MSERTGLITFLGGGLTLVGNPVGVGDAAPEFAVLTNDLAPAKLADFPEKGLILIAVPSLDTAVCDLEARKFNKEMESLSGKAKALVISMDLPFAQKRWAEAAGVTNIVTLSDHRDAAFGQAYGLLIKELRLLARAVLVLGPDRKVAYMELVKEVTNEPDYAAALAALGKVL
- a CDS encoding DUF4198 domain-containing protein, whose product is MHSLIKRLTLFLAGALLAAGPALAHETVVKPGAETAVPGKALPFGVHSAHVFIESEELEAAPDVKAFVLEGGKLAEVALKANEKGLTYDGQAVFAKPGTGIVYVHRLPQVWSLTPEGMKKGTKKELPGATKSNRYEKFAKGLVAVGGETAGFDALVGARLELVPLIDPAKAKVGEDLPVKVLLDGQPMPATVLATYDGFTKNPNTYAYYTETDDSGVAKVRLTHAGLWLVRTEAKAVPADGSADQEVLRSTLTFFVK
- a CDS encoding precorrin-8X methylmutase; protein product: MPHTSPIQPIFAPDAIEAASLAIIDAEVPEPRPYDGPRWDVVRRLIHTTADFELLDLVRFSEGAVRAGIRAIETGATIVTDTEMARCAIPPRRLAPFGCAVRCFMNDPEVAAAAKAAGSTRAALAVDFALDLPGPLIFAIGNAPTALLRLISRIDGGAPAPALVVGMPVGFVNAAQSKALLMTRADVPWIAIAGRKGGSALAGATINALAILAGAETA
- a CDS encoding M15 family metallopeptidase; translation: MSVRRLCPPFTVLAAFALACLLAAVPALAQKTPAEAGLVDITAVAPDIVLDIRYATPNNFTGMAVYPAPRCYLRADVAKRLATVQADLKKEGLGLKVYDCYRPFAIQKKFWDLVPNEDWVAKPVEKDGKPASGSKHNRGAAVDVTLIDAAGNELPMPSGFDDFSEKARRDYTGGDPAARANAKRLEAAMQKAGFDPLPSEWWHFDGPGWQGFELLDVPIN